AGCACTCCAGCACTCTCTTCACTACCAAAAACCGGAGCCTGAGCTCCGGTTTTTTAGATTCTCCCTTACGCCTTGATCGACTCGATCTTGATCTCGGTGAACGGCTGGCGATGTCCGGCCTTCCGCTTGTAGCGGGCCTTAGCGTGGAACTTGACCACGATGACCTTGTTCGCCCGGCCGAAACCGAGGACCTTGGCCGAGACCGCGGCGCCTTTGACGAACGGCGCGCCGACCTTGGTGTCCTTGCCAGACTCGTCCGTGACGAGCAGGACGTCGAATTTGAGAGCAGCACCTTCCTGGACATCAAGTTTTTCGACCCGCAAAGTATCCCCTTCTT
Above is a genomic segment from Patescibacteria group bacterium containing:
- the rplU gene encoding 50S ribosomal protein L21 — translated: MANIAVIQTGGKQYLVKEGDTLRVEKLDVQEGAALKFDVLLVTDESGKDTKVGAPFVKGAAVSAKVLGFGRANKVIVVKFHAKARYKRKAGHRQPFTEIKIESIKA